In Thermocrinis jamiesonii, the genomic stretch CTTTTCGGGACATGCTACATAACCTATCCTCCAACCTGTCATAGAATAGGTCTTTGAAAAGGCATTTACAGTAAAGGTTATTTCTCTGATCTCCTTAGAAAGGCTTGCAGGACTTACAAACTTTTCATTGTCATACACAAAAGCTTCATAACATTCATCCGAGATTATAAATATGCGGTGTTTTAAACACAGATCTGCTATCTTTCTCATCTCTCCTTCCGGGATTACTGCTCCAGTAGGATTGGATGGGGAGTTTAGAACCAAAGCTTTAGTTCTTCTCGTTATATGGGGCAGTATATCCTCAGCGGTTAATACAAATTGCTTTTCTTCACTGAGCATTATTTCCTTAGGTTTTGCCCCACATAAAAGTATCTGCTCTGGATAGGTGACCCAATACGGAGAAGGTAGTAGAACCTCATCCCCCTCCTCAAGTATAGCGGTAAAAACTAAATACAATGCCATCTTAGCACCTGCTGTTACGACTATCTCCGATGGTTTGTATTCTACACCGTTCTCTTTTAAAAGCTTTTCTGAAAGAGCTTCTCTTAAAGGAAGAATTCCAGCAGAAGGGCTGTATTTTGTCTTTCCTTCTTTTAGGGCTCTTATACACGCTTCCTTCACAAACTCTGGAGTGTCAAAATCTGGCTCTCCAGCCCCAAAACCTATCACATCCACGCCTTGACTTTTTAGGTAATTTACCTTAGCGGTTAGCGCTAACGTAGGTGCAGGCTTTATGTGAGATACTCTTTTGGATAGCATGATCTTTTATTATAAAACACATTTGGTAAAGCGTTGAGTTATTTTTAGCGAAATTGGGTAATGAGTTTAGTTTTAGATAAGATTTCTCTTCTTCATAGCCTTAATTATTCTCTTTCTCGCTTGGCGTTCTCTTCTTTTCCTTTTCTCGCTTGGTTTTTCATAAAACTGGCGTCTTCTTACTTCTGTTAGTATTCCTTCTTTTTCTACTATCCTCTTAAATTTCTTGAGTGCCTTTTCAAAGGGTTCATTTTCTTCAACCACCACCAATACCAACTTTTTCACCTCCTCTATAAATTATAACACGTTTTCCGAATACTCCGCTTTTGAGGTTGCGGTCTCCCAAAGGACGACTTTTATTACTTTAACCTCTTCCAACAAATTTGCTTCTTTTAGTTTTTGCTTTAAGAAATCATAAAAGAATTTGGCAAGGGCTTCCGCTGTAGGACAAAAGTCTACGGGAAATATTTTTAATGCTCCGTACTTTTCTGCCAACTGTTTGAGTTCTGGATACATCGGGTCATTTACGTCTATTATAAAGCTGTGGTCTATGGTGTCTATTAAATCTTTTAGGGCATTCTTGACGTGATAAAAGTCTATTACCATATCCTGCTCGGATAGACTATCCGAACCCAAAACCACTTCCAAGACATAACTATGTCCATGTAGGTTGACACACTTGTTTACAGGTATTTCCTTTCCTAAGGAAAAGTTTGAACCTCTCCCATGCGTTAAGTTTTGTTTCCAAACCCTGTGTCCTGCTTCAAATCTAAAGGTCTTTGATATCTGCCACTTCAAACAAGCTCCTCCAATATTTCTCTTTTTACCTCCTTTATTCTGTTAAACTCATCCACATATACAAGTGTTGGTTTGAAACCGCTCAGCTCCTCTTGGTCAAAAAGGCCATAGGATGCTATTATGATTATGTCTCCCACTGCTCCTAATCTTGCTGCAGCTCCGTTTAACCTCACTTCTCCAGAATACTTAGGTGCGGGTATAACGTAAGTGGAAAACCTAACTCCATTGTTTATGTTATATACTTCTATCTTTTCATAAGGCAAAAGGTCTGCTGCCTCCATAAGGCCTGCATCTAAGGACAGGCTACCCTCGTAGTGCAACTCTGTGCCAGTTATACGCGCTCTGTGTATCTTAGATTTTAGCAGAAACCTCCTCATGGGAGTATAAAAATATAAAAATCCTTAGATTTTTGCAAGCTCACCACCTCAGCTCGCTTCTTTTGGCGTAAGTTTGGGGTTTTGCTTGAAAGAAGTCCGTCTTTGTGTCATTTATCGTTCTAAACTGATCTATCCACTTCATAGGATTTTCCGTAACTTCTGGATAGAGAGGCTTGTAGCCGATTTGAGAAAGTCTAAGGTTGGACAAATACTTTATGTATCTTTCAATAAGCTTGTCGTTTAGCCCAAGAATTTGGTTGTTGGTCACATATTTGCCCCACTCTATTTCCTTATCTGTCGCAAACTTGAAAAACTCATAAACCCACCTGTTTATCTCAGGAGTGAAAAGCTCAGGCGATTCCTCTTTTAAAGTGTTGATTATATTTCTAAAAAGTGTCACATGCGTTAGCTCGTCCCTGTTTATGTACTTTATCTGCTGGACAGTGTTTAACATTTTCCCTTGTCTTCCCAGCGTGTAGAAAAAGGCAAAACCAGAGTAGAAGTAAAGGCTTTCAAGCACATAGTTCCCAAAAACCGCCTTTATAAAATTCTCTTCGTTAGGTTTTCTTATGAATTCGTTGTAAAGCTCCGCTATTACTTTGTTTCTTTCCATAAGTTTTTCGTCTTCTCTCCAGTAGTTGTATATTTCATCTGCCTTTCTTGGATCAACCACGCTTTCCAGTATGAACTGATAAGAGTAAGAGTGTAGCGCTTCTTGGAATTCCTGAGAGGTAATAGCCATTACGAGTTCTGGTGCGGTCAAATACCTTGCAAACTCCTTTAGCATATTCACTTGATAGCTATCCAAGGCTATAAGAAAGCTCAGCACAAGTTCGTATGCCCTCTTTTCGTGTTCAGACAGCAGTTTTTCGTATTGCTTTTTGTCTTCCAGCATTGGTATTTCTTCCGGTATCCAGAAGTTGGTAAAACCCATGGTTTTGTATAGATCGTATGCCCATTGGTATTTTATGTTGTTAAGCTCCATTATGTTGGTTGGATTTCCAAAGACGATCCTTCTTTTACTTGCGGAACGGTCCCCTTTTGGATTAAAAATTAGCACCCTTTCCATGTCAGTTTTTAACATAAAAAGTATAGCATACCTGGGGGGATGTTAGATTTTCTGAGAAATCTCTTTACACTTAGTGTTCAATATACCAAAACTTCCCCCTCTTTTTCTGTAAGCTATTTTCAATTCTCCTGTTTTGGCGTCTATAAAAGGTAGAAAATAGACACCACTTTCTTGAAGCTCAAGGATGGCATCCTCTTCGCTCATGGGCTTTTCTATTACCAGCTCTTCCTCAATTATCTGAGGTTTTTCCCTTTCCTCAGAAGGTGCAATCATAGCGTTTATAACTTCTTCCTTTATCTTAGCACCGCGCCTTCTTTGTTCCAATCTTCTCTGTTTTAGCTTTATTATCTGCCTTTCCGCTTCATCAAGCACCTTGTCTAATGCGGAAAATACGTCTATATCCTCCTCCCATGCGTGGATGACCCCACCGCCCCAGGTTTTTAAGTACAGATCCAAATCAACCCTATAAACTGTAGGTCTGCTTTCACCTGCGTATTCCTTATGCTTTGCCCTTGAAGCGGATAGGGTTACTACAACTTCTACTTGATCTTCTTCCGCTTCTTTTAAAAGCCTAGAAAACCTTTCCAACTTACTTTCTACAAAACTCTTCATAGCGTCTGTCCACTGAACCGCCTTTCCCACAAATTCTATGTTCATAAGAAACCTCCAAATGTTTGTGGAAGTATAAAAATTTTAACAAATTTTTGCTAAACCGATAACCTTTCCAACTCTCTACGTTTAAGTATCTCTATAAAACCCCTTTCGGTGTTTATAATGCCCATCTTCTTCCACTTACTCATTACCCTTATGGTAGTTTCCACAGTGGTGCCGGTCATTTCTGCTATGTCGTTCCTCGTCAATGGAGCATCTATGACTATGGTATCCTCATACTTTTTACCTATTCTGTCTGCTATCTCTAAAAGGACCTTTGCGATTCTTTCCTCTACCTTACCGCCCGCTATACTCTTTAAAGTTTCATATGTTTGCAACAAGGTTGCAGTAGCCTCACAGGTCATTTTAATAGCAATGGCAGGATGTTTTATGGCCAAGTTTATAAAATCTTTGTTAGATATGTAAAGGGTTCTTGATTCTGTTATAGCCTTAGCTGTGTAGGTATTTTTGGGAGTTCTTTTTCCCCATTCTATCCAACCGAATATGTCGCCCGGATATACAAGACGAACTATTACTATTTTTGCATCGTGAGTTTCTTTTAAAAGCTTTATCAATCCGTCAAGAAGTATGTATATGCCAGGTTCTGCCTCTTCTTCAAAAAACAGATATTCACCTTTTTTAAAGGTCTTTTCTTGCATATATTGAATGGCTTGTTTAAGCTCATTTTCAGAAAGGTCCTCAAAAAGGTGCAGTTTTCTTAAATCCTTAATCTTCCCTTCTGCAGAAGTAACTTTTGCCATCCTTTTCCTCCTATCATTACTGTTGGTTCAAAGATAACGTAATCTGTGTGAAAGGGAACTTTATTGATACCACCAAAGGTGTGATTGTCCCCTATGGCTATATGCACTGTCCCCATTATTTTCTCACATTCCAAAATGTTATCTGCCCTTTTTGCCTTTGGATTTGTCCCCACGCCCAACTCTGCAATGATCCTTGCCCTTTCGTGCTCTTTGAAAACCTTTTCTAAATACTCTACGTATTGATCAAAACCTTCAACCTCTTCTACTGCACCATCTTTAAACT encodes the following:
- a CDS encoding ribonucleotide-diphosphate reductase subunit beta codes for the protein MERVLIFNPKGDRSASKRRIVFGNPTNIMELNNIKYQWAYDLYKTMGFTNFWIPEEIPMLEDKKQYEKLLSEHEKRAYELVLSFLIALDSYQVNMLKEFARYLTAPELVMAITSQEFQEALHSYSYQFILESVVDPRKADEIYNYWREDEKLMERNKVIAELYNEFIRKPNEENFIKAVFGNYVLESLYFYSGFAFFYTLGRQGKMLNTVQQIKYINRDELTHVTLFRNIINTLKEESPELFTPEINRWVYEFFKFATDKEIEWGKYVTNNQILGLNDKLIERYIKYLSNLRLSQIGYKPLYPEVTENPMKWIDQFRTINDTKTDFFQAKPQTYAKRSELRW
- the panD gene encoding aspartate 1-decarboxylase produces the protein MRRFLLKSKIHRARITGTELHYEGSLSLDAGLMEAADLLPYEKIEVYNINNGVRFSTYVIPAPKYSGEVRLNGAAARLGAVGDIIIIASYGLFDQEELSGFKPTLVYVDEFNRIKEVKREILEELV
- the hpf gene encoding ribosome hibernation-promoting factor, HPF/YfiA family, whose translation is MNIEFVGKAVQWTDAMKSFVESKLERFSRLLKEAEEDQVEVVVTLSASRAKHKEYAGESRPTVYRVDLDLYLKTWGGGVIHAWEEDIDVFSALDKVLDEAERQIIKLKQRRLEQRRRGAKIKEEVINAMIAPSEEREKPQIIEEELVIEKPMSEEDAILELQESGVYFLPFIDAKTGELKIAYRKRGGSFGILNTKCKEISQKI
- the rpsU gene encoding 30S ribosomal protein S21 yields the protein MVLVVVEENEPFEKALKKFKRIVEKEGILTEVRRRQFYEKPSEKRKRRERQARKRIIKAMKKRNLI
- a CDS encoding 6-pyruvoyl trahydropterin synthase family protein; the encoded protein is MKWQISKTFRFEAGHRVWKQNLTHGRGSNFSLGKEIPVNKCVNLHGHSYVLEVVLGSDSLSEQDMVIDFYHVKNALKDLIDTIDHSFIIDVNDPMYPELKQLAEKYGALKIFPVDFCPTAEALAKFFYDFLKQKLKEANLLEEVKVIKVVLWETATSKAEYSENVL
- a CDS encoding pyridoxal phosphate-dependent aminotransferase — protein: MLSKRVSHIKPAPTLALTAKVNYLKSQGVDVIGFGAGEPDFDTPEFVKEACIRALKEGKTKYSPSAGILPLREALSEKLLKENGVEYKPSEIVVTAGAKMALYLVFTAILEEGDEVLLPSPYWVTYPEQILLCGAKPKEIMLSEEKQFVLTAEDILPHITRRTKALVLNSPSNPTGAVIPEGEMRKIADLCLKHRIFIISDECYEAFVYDNEKFVSPASLSKEIREITFTVNAFSKTYSMTGWRIGYVACPEKFSKIIADLNSQTISNATTFAQYGALEALKNPESKKFIQTMHNAFQRRRDLAYELLNRIPNVSVAKPKGAFYIFPNLSFYSAKLGSDLALAEFLLEKGNVAVVPGSAFGREGYIRISYCVSEDILEEGIHRIEKTLSFL
- a CDS encoding Crp/Fnr family transcriptional regulator; the encoded protein is MAKVTSAEGKIKDLRKLHLFEDLSENELKQAIQYMQEKTFKKGEYLFFEEEAEPGIYILLDGLIKLLKETHDAKIVIVRLVYPGDIFGWIEWGKRTPKNTYTAKAITESRTLYISNKDFINLAIKHPAIAIKMTCEATATLLQTYETLKSIAGGKVEERIAKVLLEIADRIGKKYEDTIVIDAPLTRNDIAEMTGTTVETTIRVMSKWKKMGIINTERGFIEILKRRELERLSV